From Arthrobacter sp. FW306-2-2C-D06B, a single genomic window includes:
- a CDS encoding acyl-CoA dehydrogenase family protein, which translates to MTEVVDRTSSSNRAAAGTAATTQPVAPAPSVDVAALGELLLGKWAHIRHTARDLAGRPEVHKIEGLTHTEHRKRVFGQLKYLVDNNAVHRAFPASLGGSDDHGGNIAGFEELVTADPSLQIKAGVQWGLFGSAVMHLGTEEHQNKWLPGIMSLEIPGCFAMTETGHGSDVASIATTATYDESTQEFVINTPFRAAWKDYIGNAAEDGLAAVVFAQLVTRNVNHGVHAFYVELRDPDTKEFLPGIGGEDDGIKGGLNGIDNGRLHFTDVRVPRTNLLNRYGNVSPEGEYTSPIASPGRRFFTMLGTLVQGRVSLDGAAVAASKVALTTAIRYAAERRQFNASSPTDEEVLLDYQRHQRRLFTRLATTFAASFAHEQLLEKFDDVFSGRHDTDADRQDLETLAAALKPLSTWHALDTLQECREACGGAGFLIENRFASLRADLDVYATFEGDNTVLLQLVAKRLLADYAKEFRNVDFGVLARFVAAQAADVAINRTGLRQVAQFVADTGSVQKAALALRDEEGQRTLLTDRVQSMVAEVGAALKGANKLPQHQAAALFNQHQDDLIEAAQAHAELLQWEAFTEALGKVGDPGTVRVLTWLRDLFGLSLIEKHLSWYLMNGRLSMQRGRTVGAYINRLLVKIRPHALDLVDSFGYGPEHLRAPIASGAEKERQDEARGHFQAQRASGNAPAEEKSLLALKGRKFN; encoded by the coding sequence ATGACTGAAGTAGTGGACCGTACCTCCTCCAGCAACCGGGCGGCCGCGGGAACGGCTGCAACCACGCAGCCTGTTGCCCCCGCCCCTTCGGTGGACGTAGCGGCTCTTGGCGAATTGCTGCTCGGCAAGTGGGCCCATATCCGGCATACGGCGCGTGACCTCGCGGGCCGCCCCGAGGTGCACAAGATCGAAGGCTTGACGCATACGGAGCACCGCAAGCGTGTATTCGGGCAGCTCAAGTACCTCGTGGACAACAACGCCGTGCACCGGGCTTTCCCCGCCAGCCTCGGCGGTTCGGACGACCACGGCGGCAACATCGCCGGGTTCGAGGAACTCGTCACTGCCGATCCTTCCCTGCAGATCAAGGCCGGCGTCCAGTGGGGCCTCTTCGGTTCGGCGGTGATGCACCTCGGCACTGAGGAGCACCAGAACAAATGGCTGCCCGGGATCATGAGCCTGGAGATCCCCGGCTGCTTCGCCATGACGGAAACCGGACACGGCTCCGATGTTGCGAGCATCGCCACCACGGCCACGTACGACGAGTCCACCCAGGAGTTCGTCATCAACACTCCGTTCCGTGCCGCGTGGAAGGACTACATCGGCAACGCAGCCGAGGACGGCCTCGCCGCCGTCGTGTTCGCCCAGCTGGTGACCCGCAACGTTAACCACGGCGTTCACGCGTTCTATGTCGAGCTGAGGGACCCGGACACCAAGGAGTTCTTGCCCGGAATCGGCGGCGAGGACGACGGCATCAAGGGCGGACTCAATGGCATCGACAACGGGCGCCTGCATTTCACCGATGTCCGTGTCCCCCGCACCAACCTGCTCAACCGCTACGGCAACGTCTCCCCCGAAGGCGAATACACCTCGCCCATCGCGAGCCCGGGTCGGCGATTCTTCACGATGCTTGGCACCTTGGTGCAGGGCCGCGTCTCCCTCGACGGCGCCGCAGTCGCCGCGAGCAAGGTGGCCCTGACGACCGCCATCCGGTACGCCGCCGAACGGCGCCAGTTCAACGCCTCATCCCCCACGGACGAAGAAGTCCTGCTGGACTACCAACGGCACCAGCGCCGCTTGTTCACCCGGCTTGCCACAACCTTTGCGGCGAGCTTCGCACACGAGCAGCTGCTCGAGAAGTTCGACGACGTCTTTTCCGGCAGGCACGACACCGACGCCGACCGCCAGGACCTCGAGACCCTCGCCGCGGCCCTCAAGCCCCTGAGTACCTGGCACGCCCTCGACACGCTGCAAGAGTGCCGCGAGGCCTGCGGCGGCGCAGGATTCCTCATCGAGAACCGTTTCGCCTCGCTCCGCGCGGACCTGGACGTCTACGCCACTTTCGAGGGCGACAACACCGTGCTTCTCCAGCTCGTCGCCAAGCGCCTCCTGGCCGACTACGCCAAAGAGTTCCGGAACGTCGACTTCGGCGTGCTTGCCCGCTTCGTGGCCGCCCAGGCCGCGGACGTCGCCATCAACCGCACGGGCCTGCGGCAAGTAGCGCAGTTCGTGGCGGACACGGGATCAGTCCAGAAAGCCGCGCTCGCCCTGCGCGACGAAGAAGGCCAACGCACACTGCTGACGGACCGGGTGCAGTCCATGGTGGCGGAGGTTGGCGCTGCACTCAAGGGTGCGAACAAGCTTCCGCAACATCAGGCGGCGGCATTGTTCAACCAGCATCAGGACGATTTGATTGAAGCCGCCCAAGCGCACGCCGAACTACTGCAATGGGAAGCGTTCACGGAAGCCCTCGGCAAGGTCGGCGATCCGGGCACCGTGCGCGTCTTGACGTGGCTCCGCGACCTGTTCGGCCTCTCGCTCATCGAAAAGCACCTTTCCTGGTACCTCATGAACGGCCGCCTTTCCATGCAGCGCGGACGCACCGTGGGGGCCTACATCAACAGGCTGCTCGTCAAGATCCGTCCCCACGCCCTGGACCTGGTTGATTCCTTCGGCTACGGTCCCGAGCACTTGCGCGCGCCCATCGCTTCGGGGGCCGAAAAGGAACGCCAGGACGAAGCCCGCGGCCACTTCCAGGCGCAACGGGCAAGCGGCAACGCACCCGCCGAGGAGAAGAGCCTCCTCGCCTTGAAGGGAAGAAAGTTCAACTAG
- a CDS encoding acetyl-CoA C-acetyltransferase, which produces MPEAAHSASAPHESPATEGALRKAVVVGGNRIPFARTGGAYTKSSNQDMLTAALDGLIARFGLQEERIGEVAAGAVLKHSRDFNLTREAVLGSALSPETPAYDLQQACATGLETVLGLANKIKLGQIDSAIAGGVDSASDAPIAVSEGLREILLDLNRAKSLTDRLKVLARLRPKDLAPDAPNTGEPRTGLSMGEHQALTTAQWKISREAQDEIAFNSHHNLAAAYERGFFDDLVTPYRGLSRDSNLRPDTSMEKLATLKPVFGKSLGAEATMTAGNSTPLTDGASTVLLGTEEWADARGLPKLAVVVDGEAAAVDFVHGKDGLLMAPAFAVPRLLARNGLSFEDIDFFEIHEAFAGTVLSTLAAWEDEEFGRTRLGLDGAFGKIDRAKLNVNGSSLAAGHPFAATGGRIVASLAKMLHENGPVDGRPARGLISVCAAGGQGVVAILEAYSAPEGR; this is translated from the coding sequence ATGCCTGAAGCAGCACATTCCGCGAGCGCACCACACGAATCCCCGGCAACCGAGGGCGCACTCCGCAAAGCCGTGGTGGTTGGCGGGAACAGGATCCCGTTTGCCCGGACCGGCGGCGCCTACACCAAATCGTCAAACCAGGACATGCTGACGGCCGCACTCGACGGGCTGATCGCACGCTTCGGCCTTCAAGAGGAGCGAATCGGCGAGGTCGCCGCAGGAGCCGTCCTGAAGCACTCCCGCGACTTCAACCTGACGCGCGAAGCAGTGCTGGGCTCGGCCCTTTCCCCGGAGACGCCTGCCTACGATCTCCAGCAGGCGTGCGCCACCGGCCTTGAGACCGTCCTGGGCCTCGCCAACAAGATCAAGCTGGGCCAGATCGACTCGGCCATCGCAGGCGGCGTCGACTCTGCCTCGGATGCCCCTATTGCCGTGAGCGAGGGCCTCCGCGAAATCCTGCTGGACCTCAATCGCGCCAAGTCCCTGACCGATCGGCTCAAGGTCCTCGCACGGCTGCGTCCGAAGGACCTCGCCCCGGATGCTCCGAACACGGGGGAACCGCGCACCGGCCTCTCGATGGGAGAACACCAGGCACTCACCACTGCCCAATGGAAGATCAGCCGCGAAGCTCAGGACGAGATCGCGTTCAATAGCCACCACAACCTCGCCGCGGCCTACGAACGTGGCTTCTTCGATGACCTCGTGACTCCGTACCGTGGGCTGAGCCGTGATTCGAACCTCAGGCCCGATACCTCCATGGAGAAGTTGGCCACCCTCAAGCCTGTTTTCGGAAAGAGCCTTGGGGCTGAGGCCACGATGACGGCCGGCAACTCGACTCCACTCACGGACGGCGCCTCCACGGTTCTCCTCGGCACTGAGGAATGGGCGGACGCCCGGGGCCTGCCCAAGCTGGCAGTCGTCGTCGACGGCGAGGCGGCCGCCGTCGATTTCGTCCACGGCAAGGACGGACTCCTCATGGCTCCGGCCTTCGCGGTGCCGCGGCTCCTGGCCCGCAACGGGCTGTCCTTCGAAGACATCGACTTCTTCGAAATCCACGAAGCCTTCGCGGGCACTGTCCTGAGCACGCTTGCAGCATGGGAAGACGAGGAATTCGGCCGTACCCGGCTGGGACTGGATGGTGCCTTCGGCAAGATCGACCGCGCCAAGCTCAACGTCAACGGCTCGTCCCTCGCCGCCGGACATCCCTTCGCCGCGACCGGCGGACGGATCGTTGCCTCGCTGGCGAAGATGCTCCACGAGAACGGCCCGGTGGACGGCCGGCCAGCCCGTGGACTCATCTCCGTCTGCGCAGCCGGAGGGCAGGGCGTCGTCGCGATCCTTGAGGCCTACTCCGCTCCCGAAGGGCGGTAG
- the glgA gene encoding glycogen synthase → MRVDIVTKEFPPEIYGGAGVHVAELSRVLAKHVDLQVRAFGAPRDADFHGATVTSYSTPDDLGAANAAVQTLGVDLRIVPDIAGADLVHSHTWYANMAGHLASLLHGIPHVLSAHSLEPLRPWKAEQLGGGYALSSWVEKTAYEAAAAIIAVSDGMRNDILRSYPNVDPAKVRVVHNGIDVDMWQPDEGEDAIRALGIDPAKPSVVFVGRNTRQKGVPYLLKAAASLPEDVQLVLCLGAADTPELAAETARLIEDLQGKREGVLVIERMLPRHELIQVLSHATAFACPSIYEPLGIVNLEAMACGAAVVASATGGIPEVVQHGETGLLVELEQVTDGTGTPLDPEKFVADFAAALNEVVSDPARAKVMGAAGRVRAEEHFSWESITETTLEVYRSVLAP, encoded by the coding sequence GTGCGCGTAGACATTGTGACTAAAGAGTTTCCACCCGAAATCTATGGCGGGGCCGGTGTGCATGTTGCCGAGCTCAGCCGCGTCCTGGCGAAGCATGTGGATCTGCAGGTGCGTGCCTTCGGCGCGCCCCGCGATGCGGACTTCCACGGTGCAACGGTGACGTCGTATTCCACTCCGGATGATCTGGGGGCGGCGAATGCCGCCGTCCAGACCCTCGGGGTGGATTTGCGCATCGTGCCGGACATCGCCGGAGCGGACCTGGTCCATTCCCATACCTGGTATGCCAACATGGCCGGCCACCTGGCGTCGCTGTTGCACGGGATACCCCATGTGCTCAGCGCCCATAGCCTGGAGCCGTTGCGGCCGTGGAAAGCGGAGCAGCTCGGTGGTGGCTACGCGTTGTCCTCATGGGTTGAAAAGACCGCCTATGAAGCTGCCGCGGCTATCATCGCCGTCTCGGACGGCATGCGGAACGACATCCTGCGCAGCTATCCGAACGTGGATCCGGCCAAGGTCCGGGTGGTCCACAACGGCATCGACGTCGACATGTGGCAGCCGGACGAAGGCGAAGACGCAATTCGCGCCCTCGGCATCGATCCCGCCAAGCCCAGTGTGGTCTTTGTTGGGCGGAACACCCGCCAGAAGGGTGTCCCCTACCTCCTGAAGGCTGCGGCCAGCCTGCCGGAAGATGTGCAGCTTGTGCTGTGCCTGGGCGCGGCGGACACCCCGGAACTCGCGGCGGAAACGGCCCGGCTCATCGAGGACCTGCAGGGCAAGCGCGAAGGTGTCCTGGTCATTGAACGCATGCTTCCGAGGCACGAACTCATCCAGGTCCTCAGCCATGCCACGGCCTTCGCTTGCCCGTCGATCTACGAGCCCCTCGGCATCGTCAACCTCGAGGCCATGGCATGTGGCGCGGCCGTCGTGGCAAGCGCCACCGGCGGCATCCCCGAGGTGGTCCAGCACGGCGAAACGGGACTCCTGGTAGAACTGGAGCAGGTCACGGACGGTACAGGAACCCCGCTGGATCCCGAAAAGTTCGTCGCAGATTTCGCCGCTGCCCTCAACGAGGTTGTGTCCGATCCTGCCCGGGCCAAGGTCATGGGTGCCGCAGGCCGCGTCCGGGCCGAGGAGCACTTCTCCTGGGAGTCCATCACCGAAACAACCCTCGAGGTCTATCGTTCGGTGCTCGCCCCCTGA
- a CDS encoding TetR/AcrR family transcriptional regulator, with translation MPSPGLPAEHNAGTAPPADGEAPAVDGRAARWQVHREERRRDLIKAARKAVHSLGSEASMEEIATAASTSKSVYYRYFGDKAGLQQAMGEVVLGQMQRRMKEAAESAQTPREGLFAMVSAYLQMAESSPAVYAFITRLSQGEPSAQDAIAASGALGHFFESISAMIARPMREHLGAEKEALIDYWPTAAIGLVRNAGERWLGSPASAAKPDQETMAAQITDWLCVGIAPELKINSPEYQQ, from the coding sequence ATCCCCAGCCCCGGTCTTCCTGCAGAACACAACGCCGGGACCGCGCCTCCCGCGGACGGCGAGGCTCCCGCCGTCGACGGCCGTGCCGCCCGCTGGCAGGTCCACCGCGAAGAGCGACGGCGCGATCTCATCAAGGCCGCCCGAAAGGCTGTACATTCGCTGGGCAGCGAGGCCTCCATGGAGGAGATCGCGACGGCCGCCAGTACCTCGAAGTCCGTGTACTACCGCTATTTCGGGGACAAAGCCGGCCTGCAGCAGGCAATGGGCGAAGTAGTGCTGGGACAAATGCAACGGCGGATGAAGGAAGCGGCGGAAAGCGCGCAGACTCCACGCGAAGGCCTGTTCGCCATGGTCTCCGCGTACCTGCAGATGGCGGAGTCAAGCCCTGCCGTCTACGCGTTCATCACGCGGCTCTCGCAAGGCGAACCCTCTGCGCAAGACGCCATCGCCGCCTCAGGAGCCCTTGGCCACTTCTTCGAGTCGATCAGTGCCATGATCGCCCGGCCCATGCGGGAACACCTGGGGGCGGAAAAGGAAGCATTGATCGACTACTGGCCCACCGCGGCCATCGGACTGGTCCGCAACGCCGGCGAGAGGTGGCTGGGCAGTCCCGCCTCCGCAGCAAAGCCCGACCAGGAAACCATGGCGGCCCAAATCACGGATTGGCTGTGCGTGGGAATCGCCCCGGAACTCAAGATCAACTCTCCTGAATATCAGCAATGA